TAATGGCAGCAGTTCTTGGATATTTTCACGGGGCGAGCCGGCATCTAAAATAACCTCGGCGCCATTTTGTTTGGCGATTTTTGCGGCGGCAATGCAGGCTTTGTTTTCCCGGCCATCGATGAGGAGATATCGGCAGGATTTGATGATGTCCTGATTAAGTTCTGCCTCCGTTAAATCCGCTATTTCAGTACGGTCTAAGACTACTGTACGCTGGCCGGTGTGAGAATCGACCCAGATGAAAGCTCGCGGCGTGCGGCTATAGGTATCGAAAATCATGGCCTGAATATCGACATCGAAACGTTTTAGCTCGGAAGCGACAATTCTTCCTTCGGGATCGTTGCCGCATTTGCCAATAAACGATGATTTCTCGCCAAAATGGCTTATTGCACATAAAGCAGATGGTACTGGTCCGCCTCCAGTGCGGGAAAATTGAAGAGCATCACGTTTCTCATCCGGTCCGGGATATTTTTCTATTAAACAGATATAATCAAGGGCGCATAACCCAACGCCGACTGCGAAAACATCTTTATTTGATGAATGCGACTTGTCCGTTTGTTCCATCTTTTAGCTTCCGTATAAATTCCTTGTTTTTCGAGGTTCTAACCTCAACTGTAAATGTTACTTCTTTATCATAAGATGTATCTTTTAAAACTGCCTTAAATGAGGAGATAATATTATGCACTAATGATACGAATTCAAAAGACGTTGTAAACATGACTGTTTCGGTATGATATTTTTTTACAATTCCGCTTTTTTTTAATGCATCCGAAGCCGTCTTGCTGTAAGCTTTTATCAATCCGCCTGTTCCTAATTTAACACCGCCAAAATACCGAGTAACAATCACTATTACATTCGAAAGATTGTGCGACTCTATAGCTTTAAAGATTGGCAGCCCGGCAGTGTGGCTTGGCTCTCCAGCATCAGAATATCTAAATCGTCTTTTTCTTCCACTGTCTACTATCCAGGCATAACAGTTATGAGTGGCATCATGGTATGTCTTGGCAATCTCATCGAGAATCTGCTGAGTCTCTCCGATATCGCTAACTTTCCGAACAGTGGCAATGAATCTACTGCCCTTAACTTTCAGTTCGGCTTGAGAGGCTTCCTTAATTTCAAAAAACAAATCTTTATTATTAGTATTATACATAGCCCCTATCCCTTTTCCTGATTTTAATAGTATACAATAGCATTAGAGAATTTAATGGCCAACTTGTTATTCTAATACTCAATAGTATTAAATTATCTTCTAAAACTTTTTTTGTCAAACTAAAATCTGTAATTCCTGTTATCTTTGCAAGGCAATCGGAGAATACCGGAAATTTTATCGCAACAATATTTTGTTAAGCGCTATATTTCAGTATTTCGTCTATTTCGCCTAAATCCTTTATTTTTATTATCATG
Above is a window of Candidatus Zixiibacteriota bacterium DNA encoding:
- a CDS encoding YigZ family protein, with the translated sequence MYNTNNKDLFFEIKEASQAELKVKGSRFIATVRKVSDIGETQQILDEIAKTYHDATHNCYAWIVDSGRKRRFRYSDAGEPSHTAGLPIFKAIESHNLSNVIVIVTRYFGGVKLGTGGLIKAYSKTASDALKKSGIVKKYHTETVMFTTSFEFVSLVHNIISSFKAVLKDTSYDKEVTFTVEVRTSKNKEFIRKLKDGTNGQVAFIK